Part of the Vigna angularis cultivar LongXiaoDou No.4 chromosome 1, ASM1680809v1, whole genome shotgun sequence genome, CAACTTCCAAATAAGTCAAATTACGTTAATTTCTACTTTTTATTGGACGCTTTCTACTCTCTTCTTAATCTCCTTTCCGTGGCAATTGAAATAGTATGAGATCTGTTCAAGAATCTTTTGTAACATTACAGAACGGCAGGGCCAGATTTAGGCTTGAAATTGTTGGAAGAAAATACATATGAGGGAGTGTGACACATAGAATTTCactaagaaaaaaagaagataaatagaAAACGAAATCAAACTCAGTAGGTATGCAAATGTGCAGCTGTTGGGGTAATGATTTCAAGAGTTGCTGTGGATTGTGAGGACCCCGTGAATACACTGCTGCTTGAAGTTGAAGACAGTGGTTGGTTATTTGAAAAAGCAGGAGTCCCAGAAGCCATAGAACTGAAAGATGCATTATAGACTGATCCCCTTTGTGTGAGAATGGGCAATGGAGCTTCAAAATTAAGCATCTGAACAACTTGCCTAATGGTAGGTCTCATGAGGTAATCTGTGTGAGTGCAGCAAAGGCCAACTATCATTAACGTCTCCATTTCCTTCTCATCAAAGTGTCCATATAAGCTTGGATCAGAAGCTTTAAGGATTTCACCAATGCTATGGAGTTCCAAAACCCAATCCACCAAATACATCTGTTCTTCCTTCATATTAGATTCAATTGCTTTTCTACCACAGGCTATCTCCAAAGCAACTACTCCAAAACTGAATACATCAGATTCCCTACTGGCCTTGCCTCTTGTGGTAGCTTCAGGAGGCAAATACCCAATTGTTCCTGCTAAAACGGTTGTTTTTGATCCTATTCCATGATCCATTAGTCTGGCTAACCCAAAATCACCAAGCTTTGTATTAAAATTAGAATCCAACATAACATTGCTGGATTTTATGTCTCTATGAAGCACACATTCTTCCCACTCTTCATGCAGGTATAACAATGCTGATGCCAACCCTCTCGCAATATTGTATCTCACCTTCCATGTCAGCAGGCCTTTTCCCTTGAACAGATAAGAATCCAAGCTTCCATTTTCCATGAACTCATAAATCAGCAGCAGGTCCTCATGCTCATGGCACCACCCAAAGAGTTGAACCAAATTCTTATGCCTCAGTTGACCAAAGATCTTTACTTCAGACATatactctttcaccccttgtcTAGATCCACGAGATACCTTCTTAATGGCAACATAGGTGTTCAACTCTCTTATAAATCCCCTGTAGACGGCGCCAAAACCTCCCTGtccaattttgttttctgttgcGAAGTTATTGGTTGCTCTGGCTAGTTCTTCATAGGAAAATTTCTTGGGTACAGAGACTTTTTCGAAATCATTGTCCATAGCATGGTCAAAAAGGGAGACATCTTCTATTCCTCTAGTCCTCATCATCCATCTCACAAGAAAAGTTACCCCCACAATAGCTATTAAAACACCAACACCAAGTCCAACGCTCAGCCCTATCACCAGCCCTCTTTTGCTTCCACCCTTGTCTTGTTCCATCTCCAAACTAGATTTGAAGGACCATGAACTAAGAGTATGTTCCTCATAAGTATATCCTGTTGCCGAAGAGAAACCAAATTTAACCCATTCAGGTAAGATATCACTCAAATTGACCACTGCGAATAAGGTCTGTTCAATTTTGGCATTATCCTTATATCCGGTGAATGTGACACTTAATCTGTTTGACACAGACTCAAAACTAATTTCAGCATCATACCCTCTTTGATCCATGCTAGTGTACCACTCTGTAGTGTGAGTAGTGTTAATAGCATTGACATCGATACCCACATGATCATATTTCGGATCCCAGTCATTAGCCAAGGTATCAAATTCCACTGCTACAAAAGGAAAGTCCTTTGCGTAATTTATAGACCCCAGTTGCTCACGGCTGGCCAGACCAATACCACTTCCATCTATTTTGGAGTCTGGAAACTTTGGATCTGCCAGAAAGAAGGTGATTCCATCTCCATGATAGGTTTTATTTGGGGTGTTGATGGTAAAGAAGAAATGGGTAGTGAAATCTGCAACCTTTCCCGAACTCTTGTCCCAAAGATGcaataatttgttatatacGACTCTACCATAACTATCTGGCTTATACTCGGTGAGTTGGAggattccttgcacagcttgaaCATCTCCCGAGGTATTGAAGTCGTTTCCAGTGTCACCAAATTGCTGATAGTTGAATTCCAATGAAGCTGCATGAGGTGTTACAAGAAGCAAGAGTGTTACATGAAAACAAGCACTTGCATAACTTTTCTTACAGTAGCAAGATGCTGCCATGACTGGAGAAAGATGTTGGGTGCAATGGAAAATGGAATACTACAAATATGGTTTGGTTGGGTAGCTGTTTCTAGAGTTCTAGTTAATGATAGGTGTTTTGTTCATTAACATTGTTGTTCACTGTTTTATGATTGAATGAGTCAAACATGGGTAAACGAACCCTCTACGAAAAAGGGATGAAAAGTGCAAGTTTAATAGATATTTGGTTTAATAGGTTCCGAGTTGCTATATTCGTGGTTCATTCTAATTGGgatctttaactttttaaatatgtggcatgttgaggcatccttttatttgcaagtggcacagttttatttgaaggatgcttcaacataccacatgtttaaaaagttaatgacgtccattgcatttaacggaaagggtattattgactcaattttgttaaattagggaccaaattgatcgcTTTCAAAAttgaaggacccaattgaaacgaacccacaaatataagaacctccgaacctattaaacctagaTATTTGATCCACATTTGTGTATTCAATGTGAACCTCTCTAAATGGCTATTCCATTGAAATTTCTCAAGAAACATGATTTCTATAGAAAAATTTACAAGTCATTTGTTGTTTGGAAGTGTTGTGTTCACTCTTTCATCCTTGGTCTAAGAACAAATATGATCTGACAGGTACATACTACtagattttgttaaaaaaacatttttcttttaactttgaGTGGTCAATGCTTCATTTATTGAAGTTGTCAATTACACGTAAAGAAGTCTATAAAAGTTGTTGGGGACCGCAGAGACTTAGTTGAAGATATCTTCTACAAccacaacaaataaataaattaagaaatttccGAACAAAAAAGGCATTGACAATGTCCCCCAGTTCCTCTTACCTTGTCAACTGCTCAATTTCGTGCCATTTGCAGCATTTGCAACCCCATTCATTCCCATCTTTGTCGTTTTTCatcttctaatttatttagCCAGCTTTTttatataagaagaaaaaagtagtttaaaaaacatttagaGAAAAATGATGGTTTTAGAACCATATAGCCATGTAAACTATGCTTATAtgcttttaatattaatataatcatattacaatataaaattttcaattgtaaaaaaaatatattaatacctGATTTAAATTTGTTGGGGTGCAGAGATATCATTatccattttaaattaaaaaataaacaacaacatttaaaaaaactaaattgaaatttacatatttaagagaaattgaaaatatatatttttataagtaatataAACAACCTTACCTTAATATTTTATTCGTGCAAACAATTGATACTATCAATTACAAATTGTtatggaaaaaatatataatataattgcaataaaaattaaaatattttcgtGACAGACTAGAATTAAAAGTCTATACCAATATATTACCAAATCAGTaagttaaaataacatttttatagaattaaaaagATATCTAAGCAATTGATTTTACTCCCCGATGTAAAACCCCAACTATTTTATAAGTGAtgatagtataaaaataatgagactaagttattttaatattaaatagttttattataaataattttgttataaattagtttcattattttaaaatatataatctttttataaatcatttttttagagTTCAATACCTTCTTTCTAAGAATTCTAACTCCTGAATCATCTCtttgacgatcaggaagtgTCTAATCGACCACGACTACACTC contains:
- the LOC108320284 gene encoding L-type lectin-domain containing receptor kinase IX.1, encoding MAASCYCKKSYASACFHVTLLLLVTPHAASLEFNYQQFGDTGNDFNTSGDVQAVQGILQLTEYKPDSYGRVVYNKLLHLWDKSSGKVADFTTHFFFTINTPNKTYHGDGITFFLADPKFPDSKIDGSGIGLASREQLGSINYAKDFPFVAVEFDTLANDWDPKYDHVGIDVNAINTTHTTEWYTSMDQRGYDAEISFESVSNRLSVTFTGYKDNAKIEQTLFAVVNLSDILPEWVKFGFSSATGYTYEEHTLSSWSFKSSLEMEQDKGGSKRGLVIGLSVGLGVGVLIAIVGVTFLVRWMMRTRGIEDVSLFDHAMDNDFEKVSVPKKFSYEELARATNNFATENKIGQGGFGAVYRGFIRELNTYVAIKKVSRGSRQGVKEYMSEVKIFGQLRHKNLVQLFGWCHEHEDLLLIYEFMENGSLDSYLFKGKGLLTWKVRYNIARGLASALLYLHEEWEECVLHRDIKSSNVMLDSNFNTKLGDFGLARLMDHGIGSKTTVLAGTIGYLPPEATTRGKASRESDVFSFGVVALEIACGRKAIESNMKEEQMYLVDWVLELHSIGEILKASDPSLYGHFDEKEMETLMIVGLCCTHTDYLMRPTIRQVVQMLNFEAPLPILTQRGSVYNASFSSMASGTPAFSNNQPLSSTSSSSVFTGSSQSTATLEIITPTAAHLHTY